CGCCTCGGAGTTCAAGAAGATCGAGGATGCGCAGGCCGCGGTCGAGCGCATGAGGTCCGACTACGGCAAGAAGCTCGCGGATATCGAGGCCGAGTCCCGCGCCAGGATACAGGAAGCCATAAACGACGGGAAGCAGTTCTCCCTGGAGATAAGGGAGAACGCGCGGCAGGAAGCGCGCGCCATCCTGGACAAGGCGCAGGAAAATATTGAGAACGAGATCGCCAAGGCCAAGCATGAACTGAAGAAAAATGTCGTCGAGTTGACGCTCGGCACTACCGAAAAGCTCCTAAAAGAGAAGATCACCGGCGAAAAGGACAAAAAACTCGCCTCTGATTTCCTTGATGAGCTCGAGAAGGTCAAATGACCCGTTCGGAGACCCTCAGGGTCATCCTGAGTCGACTGAAAGGATGCGAAGGATGAGCGACAGGGCCGTCGCGAGAAGATATGCCGATGGGTTCCTCGCCTTCGCCAAGGATACGATAGGGACGAAAAAAGGCCTTGAGGAGATAATCTCATTCGGGGAGATCCTGAACAAGAACCCGGAACTTTCGAAATTCCTTGAGAACCCTGAGATAACCTGCGCGGAGAAATCCGGATTCGTGGATGCTGCCTTCAAGCCCCTCCTCTCTATTGAGACGAGGGAATTCATAAAATTGATAATCGAGAAACGCCGCAGCGAGGAAGCGGTCGATATCGCCGACGAGGCGAAGATACTCTATCGCCGCGAGATGGGGATAGAGAAGGCCGTAATAAAAAGCGCGAAGCCGCTGCCGCAGGATATCGTCCGGATGATCAAAGACAGGCTCGAGGGCAAATTCGAGAAAAAACTTGAATTTGAAATAGTGATAGACCCCGGCCTCCTCGGCGGGGTGCAGGCGACCGTAGGCAACATCGTTATAGACGGATCGGTGAAGAGGAAACTTTACGAATTAAAGGAATATCTAATGGAGAGCAAGGTAGAATAATATGGCGATTAGACCCGAAGAAGTCGCTTCAGTGATCAGGAAAGAACTGGAAAAATTCAAGTCGAAGATGAAAATGGAGTCCGTCGGCACGGTGCTCCAGGTCGGTGACGGGATCGCCCGTGTTTACGGCCTTGATGACGTAATGGCCGGCGAGCTCGTCGAGCTGCCCGGAGGGATCATGGGCATGGTCCTCAACCTTGAGGAAGAGAGCGTTGGCGTCGTCATCTTCGGTTCCGATGAGACCATAAAAGACGGCGATACCGTCAAGAGGACGGGAAAGATCGTGCAGGTGCCCGTCGGCAAGGCGCTTGTCGGGCGCGTAGTCGACGCGCTGGGAAATCCCATAGACGATAAGGGGCCTGTCGTGACTGACAAATTCAGGCCTGTCGAAGGGCATTCCCCGAACGTCATCCAGCGCCAGCCGGTAAAGGAACCGCTCCAGACCGGGATAAAAGCCATCGATTCGATGATACCCATAGGCCGCGGGCAGCGTGAACTTATAATCGGCGACAGGCAAATAGGAAAGACCGCTATCGCCGTCGATACGATAATAAACCAGAAAGGCAAGGATATATACTGCATATACGTCGCCGTAGGGCAAAAGCTTTCCACCATCGTTTCGGTCGCCGAGACATTGGCTAAATACGGCGCGATGGACTATACGGTGATCGTAAGCGCGCCGGCAGAGGCCCCTGCCCCGCTGCAATACCTGGCCCCGTACGCGGGATGCGCGATCGGCGAGGAGTTCATGTATAACGGTAAGCACGCGCTTGTGATATATGACGACCTTTCAAAACACGCGCAGGCTTACAGGCAGCTCTCGCTCCTGTTGAGGCGTCCGCCGGGCCGCGAGGCGTATCCGGGGGACATCTTCTATCTCCACTCCAGGCTGCTCGAGCGCGCCGCGAAACTCTCGGACGACCTCGGCGGAGGTTCGCTTACGGCCCTGCCTTTCATAGAGACGCAGGCCGGCGACATAACAAGCTATATCCCTACGAATGTCATCTCCATCACCGACGGGCAAATATACCTTGAGGCCGACCTCTTCTACGCAGGGGTAAGGCCGGCCATAACGTCGGGCTCTCGGTATCGCGCGTCGGAGGCAAGGCGCAGACGAAGGCGATGAAGGGCGTAGCCGGAAGGCTGAGGATAGACCTGGCGCAATACCGCGAACTTGTGGCTTTCGCCCAGTTCGGTTCGGAACTCGACAAGGTGACCCAGGCCCAGCTTACGCGCGGGGAAAGGATGACCGAGATACTGAAGCAGGGCCAGTACGAGCCCCTCCCCTTATCAAAGCAGGTCATGATAATCTACGCCGGGACAAAGGGCTACCTCGACGATATGCCGCTCGACTGGATCAAGAAGTTCGAGTCGGATTTCTATAAGTTCATGGGTGAAAAATACCCGGATGTCGAGCATGAGATAGAGACCAAGAAAGAACTTAGTGACGCGCTGACAAAAAAACTCGACAAGGCCATACTGGAATTCAAGAACCAGTTTTCCGAGCCGCTGGTAAAAAATGATACTATCACTTAGGCAGATAAAAAGAAGGATAAAAAGCGTCGAGAGCACGAAGAAGATAACGCGCGCGATGCAGATGGTCTCTACGGCTAAATTCAAGCGAAGCGAGGATATGCTCTATATCGGAAGGCCCTATTACCTGAAACTCGATTCGATACTCCAGAAGCTCATCGCAAGCCTTAGGCCCGAGGAACTGGGGACGCATCCCCTCCTCGAGGATAGGGCCAAGAAGAAAAATCTCGCGGTCTGCGTGATCACCTCGGACAGCGGGCTATGCAGCGTATATAATAACAACATCATCCGCGTCACGGAAGATTTCATAGCGCAGCACGGCAAGGAAAAGGTAAAACTTGTCGCCATCGGGCGCAAGGGTTTCGCGTATTTCGCCAAGCGCGGCATAAATATCGTAAAGAGTTACATCGGGCTCCATGGCCGCTATTCGCCCGAAATCGCCGACGAGATAGCGGACGCCCTCACCGGGATGTTCCTGAGCGGGGAGGCCGATGAAGTGTATATTACGCACACGCATTTCGGGGCGGCGATGAGGTACCACACGAGGGTAAGGAAATTCCTCAACATCGTCCCTACTCCTCCGGGCGCCGGGACGGCGGAACCGAGGGAGCGCGCCGCAAGGGAAGGCGAGATAGAGTTTATCGCCGAACCGAGCATGGAAAAAATATTAAAAGACCTTATACCAAGATATCTTTCAGTCAAGACAAGGCTGATACTGCTCGACGCGTTCACTTCCGAGCATTCGGCAAGGATGATGGCCATGCAGACGGCGACTGATAACGCGGTCGAGTTGATCGACAGCCTTACCATGCTGAGGAACAAGGCGCGGCAGGCCTCTATAACAGGTGAAGTGCTCCAGGTCGCGACAACGGCCGAAGCTTTGAAAGGATAAATAAATGGCATACGGCGAAGTCATACAGGTCATAGGTCCTAGCGTCGACATAAGGTTCCCCGAACATCAGATGCCGAGGATATTAAACGCGGTAAAGATCGAGGATAAGGATAGGAATATAGACCTTACCCTCGAGGTCGCTCAGCATATCGGCAATGACACGGTCCGCTGTATCGCCCTCGCCTCGACCGACGGGTTGGTCCGCGGAATGAAGGCGCTCGATACCGGCAATACGATAACCGTCCCGGTCGGCGAGCAGACCCTGGGGAGGATATTCAATCTCCTCGGCACGCCCATAGACAATAAAGGCGCGCTCCCGGACCCGGAGAAGAGATATTCCATACACAGGGATCCCCCCTCTTTTGAGGAGCAGCTTACCGTA
This portion of the Candidatus Omnitrophota bacterium genome encodes:
- the atpF gene encoding F0F1 ATP synthase subunit B, encoding MDLLKLLTTNEIVAQVISFLLLMALLRVFAWKKLLKLLDDRRARIASEFKKIEDAQAAVERMRSDYGKKLADIEAESRARIQEAINDGKQFSLEIRENARQEARAILDKAQENIENEIAKAKHELKKNVVELTLGTTEKLLKEKITGEKDKKLASDFLDELEKVK
- the atpH gene encoding ATP synthase F1 subunit delta codes for the protein MSSRRSNDPFGDPQGHPESTERMRRMSDRAVARRYADGFLAFAKDTIGTKKGLEEIISFGEILNKNPELSKFLENPEITCAEKSGFVDAAFKPLLSIETREFIKLIIEKRRSEEAVDIADEAKILYRREMGIEKAVIKSAKPLPQDIVRMIKDRLEGKFEKKLEFEIVIDPGLLGGVQATVGNIVIDGSVKRKLYELKEYLMESKVE
- the atpG gene encoding ATP synthase F1 subunit gamma, which gives rise to MILSLRQIKRRIKSVESTKKITRAMQMVSTAKFKRSEDMLYIGRPYYLKLDSILQKLIASLRPEELGTHPLLEDRAKKKNLAVCVITSDSGLCSVYNNNIIRVTEDFIAQHGKEKVKLVAIGRKGFAYFAKRGINIVKSYIGLHGRYSPEIADEIADALTGMFLSGEADEVYITHTHFGAAMRYHTRVRKFLNIVPTPPGAGTAEPRERAAREGEIEFIAEPSMEKILKDLIPRYLSVKTRLILLDAFTSEHSARMMAMQTATDNAVELIDSLTMLRNKARQASITGEVLQVATTAEALKG